From the genome of Ralstonia pickettii, one region includes:
- the ampD gene encoding 1,6-anhydro-N-acetylmuramyl-L-alanine amidase AmpD, producing the protein MPERLHIGADGWVDGGRRHPSPNIDARPDGMPIDLIVLHNISLPPAQSGADFGTDHVLDFFTNTLDCDAHPYFEQLRGVRVSAHFFIRRTGECVQFASCDARAWHAGASDFFGRTRCNDFSVGIEIEGTDDLPFTPEQYATTASLVRAICAAYPIAAIAGHSDIAPGRKTDPGPHFDWAHLRALGGFNAALFPYQHAL; encoded by the coding sequence ATGCCTGAGCGGTTGCATATCGGAGCCGACGGATGGGTCGATGGCGGGCGTCGGCATCCGTCGCCGAATATCGACGCGCGGCCCGACGGCATGCCGATCGACCTGATCGTCCTGCACAACATCAGCCTGCCGCCCGCGCAATCCGGCGCGGACTTCGGCACCGACCACGTGCTCGACTTCTTCACCAACACGCTCGACTGCGACGCGCATCCGTATTTCGAGCAGCTGCGCGGCGTGCGCGTGTCGGCGCATTTCTTCATCCGTCGCACGGGCGAATGCGTGCAATTTGCATCGTGCGATGCGCGCGCCTGGCATGCCGGTGCGTCCGACTTCTTCGGCCGCACGCGCTGCAACGATTTCTCGGTCGGCATCGAAATCGAGGGCACGGACGATCTGCCTTTTACGCCCGAGCAGTACGCCACCACGGCATCGCTTGTGCGGGCGATCTGCGCGGCATACCCGATTGCAGCGATCGCCGGTCACTCGGACATTGCGCCGGGCCGCAAGACGGACCCCGGACCGCATTTCGACTGGGCGCATCTGCGTGCGCTGGGCGGATTCAATGCGGCGTTGTTTCCGTATCAGCACGCGCTCTGA